The Drosophila teissieri strain GT53w chromosome X, Prin_Dtei_1.1, whole genome shotgun sequence genome has a segment encoding these proteins:
- the LOC122623137 gene encoding sodium/potassium/calcium exchanger 4 isoform X1: MEDYWGLSSTTDINCTQPAIDDFPRDLFSEAQRQSGAVVLHVIASLYLFVALAVVCDEYFVPAVEKICAALNMSNDVAGATFMAAATSAPELFVNVIGTFITEGDIGVGTIVGSAVFNILAVAACCGIGAGMTIPLDWWPLTRDSIAYGVTVAILICVMHDERVEWYEALILVSLYAVYLAVMYFDKTFQKCAKGGVKQARSRSRSSNCSIHTKNSNEKEPELVENRICQNMANIQLNGGLNNDQAKATSTAGAGTATATISVTTSTMTTTLSTTHSAGAGGGGAGAGGGGGGAVGVSAGPGAIAQMAPLDGAEAESQVAVATVAADEDREEEGYSLLTYPKDKSCFSQFTWLIIWPIHLLFRIAIPDCKKAKNNKIFPLTFIMCIVWIGSLSYVVAWMITIIGDTLKIPDSVMGITFLAAGTSVPEAVSSVIVAKRGHGSMGICNSIGSNTFDILLCLGVPWLIKAVFFPIQPGQNYVAINSAGLEYSAITLLSTLFLLYLTFSTNKFKLDKKVGTACLVMYLVFMVFASLIELNVFFRVNLPTCGRS; the protein is encoded by the exons ATGGAAGACTATTGGGGTCTTAGCAGCACTACGG ATATAAATTGCACTCAGCCCGCCATCGATGACTTCCCCAGAGACCTGTTCTCGGAGGCGCAAAGACAGTCCGGTGCTGTTGTACTTCATGTTATAGccagtttatatttatttgtagcCTTAGCCGTAGTGTGTGATGAGTACTTTGTGCCAGCAGTTGAGAAAATATGTGCAG CACTCAACATGTCCAATGATGTGGCGGGTGCCACGTTCATGGCCGCGGCCACCTCCGCCCCAGAGTTATTCGTCAACGTGATAGGAACCTTTATCACGGAGGGCGACATCGGAGTGGGCACGATTGTCGGATCGGCGGTATTTAACATCCTGGCAGTGGCCGCGTGCTGCGGAATCGGAGCTGGCATG ACAATACCCCTGGACTGGTGGCCACTGACGCGGGACAGCATTGCATACGGAGTCACAGTGGCCATTCTCATTTGTGTGATGCACGACGAGCGCGTCGAGTGGTATGAGGCCCTCATCCTGGTCTCCCTGTATGCCGTCTATCTGGCGGTCATGTATTTCGACAAGACGTTCCAAAAGTGCGCCAAAG GTGGCGTTAAGCAGGCGCGTTCTCGCAGCCGGTCCTCCAACTGCAGCATACATACAAAGAACAGCAATGAGAAGGAACCAG AGCTCGTGGAAAACCGCATTTGCCAGAACATGGCGAACATACAGCTAAACGGAGGACTCAACAATGACCAGGCCAAGGCCACAAGCACTGCCGGGGCCGGcactgccaccgccaccatTTCCGTCACCACCTCGACCATGACCACAACATTGAGCACCACCCACAGTgccggagcaggaggaggaggtgcaggtgcaggtggaggtggagggggAGCAGTTGGTGTTTCTGCAGGACCAGGCGCCATAGCCCAGATGGCACCACTGGACGGTGCCGAGGCAGAATCTCAGGTGGCTGTGGCCACGGTGGCCGCTGACGAGGACCGCGAGGAGGAGGGATACTCGCTGCTCACCTACCCGAAGGATAAGAGCTGCTTCTCCCAGTTTACCTGGCTCATAATTTGGCCGATCCATCTGCTATTTCGCATTGCCATTCCTGACtgcaaaaaggccaaaaacaacaagatcTTCCCACTGACCTTCATCATGTGCATAGTTTGGATCGGTTCGCTTTCCTATGTAGTTGCGTGGATGATAACCATAATAG GAGACACACTTAAGATTCCCGACTCGGTGATGGGGATTACGTTCCTGGCAGCCGGTACCAGTGTTCCTGAAGCGGTGTCTAGTGTTATTGTGGCGAAGCGCG GTCACGGATCGATGGGGATCTGCAACTCTATTGGGTCAAACACCTTCGACATTCTGCTGTGCTTGGGCGTTCCCTGGCTGATCAAGGCGGTATTTTTCCCAATCCAACCGGGCCAAAACTACGTGGCTATAAACTCCGCCGGATTGGAGTACTCGGCGATCACTTTGCTGTCGACACTGTTCCTGCTTTACCTGACCTTCTCCACGAACAAGTTTAAGCTGGACAAGAAGGTGGGCACCGCCTGCCTGGTGATGTATCTGGTCTTCATGGTTTTCGCCTCCCTCATCGAACTTAATGTGTTCTTCCGCGTCAACCTGCCCACCTGCGGTCGGTCATGA
- the LOC122623137 gene encoding sodium/potassium/calcium exchanger 4 isoform X2 has translation MKYINCTQPAIDDFPRDLFSEAQRQSGAVVLHVIASLYLFVALAVVCDEYFVPAVEKICAALNMSNDVAGATFMAAATSAPELFVNVIGTFITEGDIGVGTIVGSAVFNILAVAACCGIGAGMTIPLDWWPLTRDSIAYGVTVAILICVMHDERVEWYEALILVSLYAVYLAVMYFDKTFQKCAKGGVKQARSRSRSSNCSIHTKNSNEKEPELVENRICQNMANIQLNGGLNNDQAKATSTAGAGTATATISVTTSTMTTTLSTTHSAGAGGGGAGAGGGGGGAVGVSAGPGAIAQMAPLDGAEAESQVAVATVAADEDREEEGYSLLTYPKDKSCFSQFTWLIIWPIHLLFRIAIPDCKKAKNNKIFPLTFIMCIVWIGSLSYVVAWMITIIGDTLKIPDSVMGITFLAAGTSVPEAVSSVIVAKRGHGSMGICNSIGSNTFDILLCLGVPWLIKAVFFPIQPGQNYVAINSAGLEYSAITLLSTLFLLYLTFSTNKFKLDKKVGTACLVMYLVFMVFASLIELNVFFRVNLPTCGRS, from the exons atGAAAT ATATAAATTGCACTCAGCCCGCCATCGATGACTTCCCCAGAGACCTGTTCTCGGAGGCGCAAAGACAGTCCGGTGCTGTTGTACTTCATGTTATAGccagtttatatttatttgtagcCTTAGCCGTAGTGTGTGATGAGTACTTTGTGCCAGCAGTTGAGAAAATATGTGCAG CACTCAACATGTCCAATGATGTGGCGGGTGCCACGTTCATGGCCGCGGCCACCTCCGCCCCAGAGTTATTCGTCAACGTGATAGGAACCTTTATCACGGAGGGCGACATCGGAGTGGGCACGATTGTCGGATCGGCGGTATTTAACATCCTGGCAGTGGCCGCGTGCTGCGGAATCGGAGCTGGCATG ACAATACCCCTGGACTGGTGGCCACTGACGCGGGACAGCATTGCATACGGAGTCACAGTGGCCATTCTCATTTGTGTGATGCACGACGAGCGCGTCGAGTGGTATGAGGCCCTCATCCTGGTCTCCCTGTATGCCGTCTATCTGGCGGTCATGTATTTCGACAAGACGTTCCAAAAGTGCGCCAAAG GTGGCGTTAAGCAGGCGCGTTCTCGCAGCCGGTCCTCCAACTGCAGCATACATACAAAGAACAGCAATGAGAAGGAACCAG AGCTCGTGGAAAACCGCATTTGCCAGAACATGGCGAACATACAGCTAAACGGAGGACTCAACAATGACCAGGCCAAGGCCACAAGCACTGCCGGGGCCGGcactgccaccgccaccatTTCCGTCACCACCTCGACCATGACCACAACATTGAGCACCACCCACAGTgccggagcaggaggaggaggtgcaggtgcaggtggaggtggagggggAGCAGTTGGTGTTTCTGCAGGACCAGGCGCCATAGCCCAGATGGCACCACTGGACGGTGCCGAGGCAGAATCTCAGGTGGCTGTGGCCACGGTGGCCGCTGACGAGGACCGCGAGGAGGAGGGATACTCGCTGCTCACCTACCCGAAGGATAAGAGCTGCTTCTCCCAGTTTACCTGGCTCATAATTTGGCCGATCCATCTGCTATTTCGCATTGCCATTCCTGACtgcaaaaaggccaaaaacaacaagatcTTCCCACTGACCTTCATCATGTGCATAGTTTGGATCGGTTCGCTTTCCTATGTAGTTGCGTGGATGATAACCATAATAG GAGACACACTTAAGATTCCCGACTCGGTGATGGGGATTACGTTCCTGGCAGCCGGTACCAGTGTTCCTGAAGCGGTGTCTAGTGTTATTGTGGCGAAGCGCG GTCACGGATCGATGGGGATCTGCAACTCTATTGGGTCAAACACCTTCGACATTCTGCTGTGCTTGGGCGTTCCCTGGCTGATCAAGGCGGTATTTTTCCCAATCCAACCGGGCCAAAACTACGTGGCTATAAACTCCGCCGGATTGGAGTACTCGGCGATCACTTTGCTGTCGACACTGTTCCTGCTTTACCTGACCTTCTCCACGAACAAGTTTAAGCTGGACAAGAAGGTGGGCACCGCCTGCCTGGTGATGTATCTGGTCTTCATGGTTTTCGCCTCCCTCATCGAACTTAATGTGTTCTTCCGCGTCAACCTGCCCACCTGCGGTCGGTCATGA
- the LOC122624459 gene encoding sodium/potassium/calcium exchanger 4 isoform X1 produces the protein MFFDWRSSEFKRSSNEWEHYPFAYRHYMSDDIDGLNCTLPTIMDFPNLLRQKSWIAIVVSFLVSMYLFVILAIVCDDYLVPAMERLCYTLRMTYDVAGATFLAASTSAPELFVNFVGTFVTNGDIGLGTIVGSSVFNILAIAGVCGIFTQPTKLDWWPVTRDTAWYLVAIGSLTSVLWDSLVMWYEAVVLLLLYFAYVIQLFFDRRIQNLFRHEHAESELLDEDPMTREEEPLKGFRDRVCAKPQPKSHFCQWTWWVIKYPAELMLACTVPSARSIFFLSMCFAVLWISMISYLLAWFLTILGYNLNIPDAIMGLTVLAAGTSVPEVASSYIVSKKGYGSMAICSAIGSNTFDIFVCLGLPWLLNILIYQHKVVIDSTALTFTTAMLVITASILYLCLLASKLVMGKIVGWICVISYVLFLITACTLEMLLSKENTCDIEDPNGFFY, from the exons ATGTTCTTCGACTGGAGGTCCTCTGAATTTAAACGCAGCAGTAATG AATGGGAGCATTACCCCTTTGCATATAGACATTATATGAGCGATGATATCGATGGCCTTAATTGCACTTTGCCGACCATCATGGATTTCCCAAACCTATTGCGACAAAAAAGTTGGATAGCAATCGTTGTGTCCTTCTTAGTCAGCATGTACCTTTTTGTCATCCTGGCGATTGTCTGTGACGATTATCTTGTGCCAGCCATGGAACGCCTTTGCTACA CCCTGCGAATGACCTACGATGTGGCGGGAGCCACTTTTCTAGCGGCTTCCACCTCGGCACCGGAACTGTTTGTAAACTTTGTGGGAACCTTCGTCACCAACGGCGACATCGGACTGGGCACTATCGTGGGATCCTCCGTGTTTAATATCCTGGCAATTGCAGGCGTTTGCGGCATTTTCACTCAACCG ACCAAGCTGGATTGGTGGCCGGTAACCAGAGACACAGCCTGGTACCTCGTAGCCATCGGGTCGCTCACAAGTGTGTTGTGGGATTCGTTGGTTATGTGGTACGAGGCTGTTGTCCTTTTACTACTATACTTTGCTTATGTCATTCAATTGTTCTTTGACCGTAGGATCCAAAATTTGTTTCGCC ATGAACACGCGGAGTCGGAGCTGTTGGACGAGGATCCGATGACCCGCGAGGAAGAGCCGCTGAAGGGATTCCGTGACCGCGTGTGCGCGAAACCACAGCCGAAATCCCATTTCTGCCAGTGGACCTGGTGGGTCATCAAATACCCGGCAGAGTTGATGCTTGCCTGCACTGTTCCCAGTGCTAGGTCGATCTTCTTCCTGTCCATGTGTTTTGCCGTCCTTTGGATTAGCATGATATCCTATCTGCTGGCTTGGTTCCTCACCATTCTGGGGTACAACCTCAACATTCCGGACGCGATCATGGGGCTCACTGTACTGGCCGCCGGCACTAGTGTTCCAGAAGTAGCGTCCTCTTACATCGTGTCCAAGAAGG GATACGGGTCAATGGCCATCTGCAGTGCCATTGGCTCGAACACATTCGACATTTTCGTGTGCCTCGGTCTACCCTGGCTGCTGAATATCCTTATTTACCAGCACAAGGTTGTGATCGACTCCACGGCCCTTACATTCACCACGGCCATGCTGGTGATAACTGCCTCAATCCTTTATTTGTGTCTTCTGGCTTCCAAGTTGGTGATGGGCAAGATCGTCGGATGGATTTGCGTAATCTCCTATGTGCTTTTTCTGATTACCGCCTGTACACTCGAGATGCTACTGAGCAAGGAAAACACGTGCGACATTGAGGATCCAAATGGATTTTTTTA TTAA
- the LOC122624459 gene encoding sodium/potassium/calcium exchanger 3 isoform X2 — translation MFFDWRSSEFKRSSNEWEHYPFAYRHYMSDDIDGLNCTLPTIMDFPNLLRQKSWIAIVVSFLVSMYLFVILAIVCDDYLVPAMERLCYTLRMTYDVAGATFLAASTSAPELFVNFVGTFVTNGDIGLGTIVGSSVFNILAIAGVCGIFTQPTKLDWWPNTIHKVDLRLARNFQGFALIGPICLVTMRICDEHAESELLDEDPMTREEEPLKGFRDRVCAKPQPKSHFCQWTWWVIKYPAELMLACTVPSARSIFFLSMCFAVLWISMISYLLAWFLTILGYNLNIPDAIMGLTVLAAGTSVPEVASSYIVSKKGYGSMAICSAIGSNTFDIFVCLGLPWLLNILIYQHKVVIDSTALTFTTAMLVITASILYLCLLASKLVMGKIVGWICVISYVLFLITACTLEMLLSKENTCDIEDPNGFFY, via the exons ATGTTCTTCGACTGGAGGTCCTCTGAATTTAAACGCAGCAGTAATG AATGGGAGCATTACCCCTTTGCATATAGACATTATATGAGCGATGATATCGATGGCCTTAATTGCACTTTGCCGACCATCATGGATTTCCCAAACCTATTGCGACAAAAAAGTTGGATAGCAATCGTTGTGTCCTTCTTAGTCAGCATGTACCTTTTTGTCATCCTGGCGATTGTCTGTGACGATTATCTTGTGCCAGCCATGGAACGCCTTTGCTACA CCCTGCGAATGACCTACGATGTGGCGGGAGCCACTTTTCTAGCGGCTTCCACCTCGGCACCGGAACTGTTTGTAAACTTTGTGGGAACCTTCGTCACCAACGGCGACATCGGACTGGGCACTATCGTGGGATCCTCCGTGTTTAATATCCTGGCAATTGCAGGCGTTTGCGGCATTTTCACTCAACCG ACCAAGCTGGATTGGTGGCCG aaCACCATACATAAAGTTGACTTAAGACTTGCTAGAAACTTCCAAGGTTTTGCATTGATTGGACCAATTTGTTTGGTAACGATGCGCATTTGCG ATGAACACGCGGAGTCGGAGCTGTTGGACGAGGATCCGATGACCCGCGAGGAAGAGCCGCTGAAGGGATTCCGTGACCGCGTGTGCGCGAAACCACAGCCGAAATCCCATTTCTGCCAGTGGACCTGGTGGGTCATCAAATACCCGGCAGAGTTGATGCTTGCCTGCACTGTTCCCAGTGCTAGGTCGATCTTCTTCCTGTCCATGTGTTTTGCCGTCCTTTGGATTAGCATGATATCCTATCTGCTGGCTTGGTTCCTCACCATTCTGGGGTACAACCTCAACATTCCGGACGCGATCATGGGGCTCACTGTACTGGCCGCCGGCACTAGTGTTCCAGAAGTAGCGTCCTCTTACATCGTGTCCAAGAAGG GATACGGGTCAATGGCCATCTGCAGTGCCATTGGCTCGAACACATTCGACATTTTCGTGTGCCTCGGTCTACCCTGGCTGCTGAATATCCTTATTTACCAGCACAAGGTTGTGATCGACTCCACGGCCCTTACATTCACCACGGCCATGCTGGTGATAACTGCCTCAATCCTTTATTTGTGTCTTCTGGCTTCCAAGTTGGTGATGGGCAAGATCGTCGGATGGATTTGCGTAATCTCCTATGTGCTTTTTCTGATTACCGCCTGTACACTCGAGATGCTACTGAGCAAGGAAAACACGTGCGACATTGAGGATCCAAATGGATTTTTTTA TTAA
- the LOC122624459 gene encoding sodium/potassium/calcium exchanger 4 isoform X3 — translation MFFDWRSSEFKRSSNALRMTYDVAGATFLAASTSAPELFVNFVGTFVTNGDIGLGTIVGSSVFNILAIAGVCGIFTQPTKLDWWPVTRDTAWYLVAIGSLTSVLWDSLVMWYEAVVLLLLYFAYVIQLFFDRRIQNLFRHEHAESELLDEDPMTREEEPLKGFRDRVCAKPQPKSHFCQWTWWVIKYPAELMLACTVPSARSIFFLSMCFAVLWISMISYLLAWFLTILGYNLNIPDAIMGLTVLAAGTSVPEVASSYIVSKKGYGSMAICSAIGSNTFDIFVCLGLPWLLNILIYQHKVVIDSTALTFTTAMLVITASILYLCLLASKLVMGKIVGWICVISYVLFLITACTLEMLLSKENTCDIEDPNGFFY, via the exons ATGTTCTTCGACTGGAGGTCCTCTGAATTTAAACGCAGCAGTAATG CCCTGCGAATGACCTACGATGTGGCGGGAGCCACTTTTCTAGCGGCTTCCACCTCGGCACCGGAACTGTTTGTAAACTTTGTGGGAACCTTCGTCACCAACGGCGACATCGGACTGGGCACTATCGTGGGATCCTCCGTGTTTAATATCCTGGCAATTGCAGGCGTTTGCGGCATTTTCACTCAACCG ACCAAGCTGGATTGGTGGCCGGTAACCAGAGACACAGCCTGGTACCTCGTAGCCATCGGGTCGCTCACAAGTGTGTTGTGGGATTCGTTGGTTATGTGGTACGAGGCTGTTGTCCTTTTACTACTATACTTTGCTTATGTCATTCAATTGTTCTTTGACCGTAGGATCCAAAATTTGTTTCGCC ATGAACACGCGGAGTCGGAGCTGTTGGACGAGGATCCGATGACCCGCGAGGAAGAGCCGCTGAAGGGATTCCGTGACCGCGTGTGCGCGAAACCACAGCCGAAATCCCATTTCTGCCAGTGGACCTGGTGGGTCATCAAATACCCGGCAGAGTTGATGCTTGCCTGCACTGTTCCCAGTGCTAGGTCGATCTTCTTCCTGTCCATGTGTTTTGCCGTCCTTTGGATTAGCATGATATCCTATCTGCTGGCTTGGTTCCTCACCATTCTGGGGTACAACCTCAACATTCCGGACGCGATCATGGGGCTCACTGTACTGGCCGCCGGCACTAGTGTTCCAGAAGTAGCGTCCTCTTACATCGTGTCCAAGAAGG GATACGGGTCAATGGCCATCTGCAGTGCCATTGGCTCGAACACATTCGACATTTTCGTGTGCCTCGGTCTACCCTGGCTGCTGAATATCCTTATTTACCAGCACAAGGTTGTGATCGACTCCACGGCCCTTACATTCACCACGGCCATGCTGGTGATAACTGCCTCAATCCTTTATTTGTGTCTTCTGGCTTCCAAGTTGGTGATGGGCAAGATCGTCGGATGGATTTGCGTAATCTCCTATGTGCTTTTTCTGATTACCGCCTGTACACTCGAGATGCTACTGAGCAAGGAAAACACGTGCGACATTGAGGATCCAAATGGATTTTTTTA TTAA
- the LOC122623137 gene encoding sodium/potassium/calcium exchanger 3 isoform X3 yields MKYINCTQPAIDDFPRDLFSEAQRQSGAVVLHVIASLYLFVALAVVCDEYFVPAVEKICAALNMSNDVAGATFMAAATSAPELFVNVIGTFITEGDIGVGTIVGSAVFNILAVAACCGIGAGMTIPLDWWPLTRDSIAYGVTVAILICVMHDERVEWYEALILVSLYAVYLAVMYFDKTFQKCAKELVENRICQNMANIQLNGGLNNDQAKATSTAGAGTATATISVTTSTMTTTLSTTHSAGAGGGGAGAGGGGGGAVGVSAGPGAIAQMAPLDGAEAESQVAVATVAADEDREEEGYSLLTYPKDKSCFSQFTWLIIWPIHLLFRIAIPDCKKAKNNKIFPLTFIMCIVWIGSLSYVVAWMITIIGDTLKIPDSVMGITFLAAGTSVPEAVSSVIVAKRGHGSMGICNSIGSNTFDILLCLGVPWLIKAVFFPIQPGQNYVAINSAGLEYSAITLLSTLFLLYLTFSTNKFKLDKKVGTACLVMYLVFMVFASLIELNVFFRVNLPTCGRS; encoded by the exons atGAAAT ATATAAATTGCACTCAGCCCGCCATCGATGACTTCCCCAGAGACCTGTTCTCGGAGGCGCAAAGACAGTCCGGTGCTGTTGTACTTCATGTTATAGccagtttatatttatttgtagcCTTAGCCGTAGTGTGTGATGAGTACTTTGTGCCAGCAGTTGAGAAAATATGTGCAG CACTCAACATGTCCAATGATGTGGCGGGTGCCACGTTCATGGCCGCGGCCACCTCCGCCCCAGAGTTATTCGTCAACGTGATAGGAACCTTTATCACGGAGGGCGACATCGGAGTGGGCACGATTGTCGGATCGGCGGTATTTAACATCCTGGCAGTGGCCGCGTGCTGCGGAATCGGAGCTGGCATG ACAATACCCCTGGACTGGTGGCCACTGACGCGGGACAGCATTGCATACGGAGTCACAGTGGCCATTCTCATTTGTGTGATGCACGACGAGCGCGTCGAGTGGTATGAGGCCCTCATCCTGGTCTCCCTGTATGCCGTCTATCTGGCGGTCATGTATTTCGACAAGACGTTCCAAAAGTGCGCCAAAG AGCTCGTGGAAAACCGCATTTGCCAGAACATGGCGAACATACAGCTAAACGGAGGACTCAACAATGACCAGGCCAAGGCCACAAGCACTGCCGGGGCCGGcactgccaccgccaccatTTCCGTCACCACCTCGACCATGACCACAACATTGAGCACCACCCACAGTgccggagcaggaggaggaggtgcaggtgcaggtggaggtggagggggAGCAGTTGGTGTTTCTGCAGGACCAGGCGCCATAGCCCAGATGGCACCACTGGACGGTGCCGAGGCAGAATCTCAGGTGGCTGTGGCCACGGTGGCCGCTGACGAGGACCGCGAGGAGGAGGGATACTCGCTGCTCACCTACCCGAAGGATAAGAGCTGCTTCTCCCAGTTTACCTGGCTCATAATTTGGCCGATCCATCTGCTATTTCGCATTGCCATTCCTGACtgcaaaaaggccaaaaacaacaagatcTTCCCACTGACCTTCATCATGTGCATAGTTTGGATCGGTTCGCTTTCCTATGTAGTTGCGTGGATGATAACCATAATAG GAGACACACTTAAGATTCCCGACTCGGTGATGGGGATTACGTTCCTGGCAGCCGGTACCAGTGTTCCTGAAGCGGTGTCTAGTGTTATTGTGGCGAAGCGCG GTCACGGATCGATGGGGATCTGCAACTCTATTGGGTCAAACACCTTCGACATTCTGCTGTGCTTGGGCGTTCCCTGGCTGATCAAGGCGGTATTTTTCCCAATCCAACCGGGCCAAAACTACGTGGCTATAAACTCCGCCGGATTGGAGTACTCGGCGATCACTTTGCTGTCGACACTGTTCCTGCTTTACCTGACCTTCTCCACGAACAAGTTTAAGCTGGACAAGAAGGTGGGCACCGCCTGCCTGGTGATGTATCTGGTCTTCATGGTTTTCGCCTCCCTCATCGAACTTAATGTGTTCTTCCGCGTCAACCTGCCCACCTGCGGTCGGTCATGA
- the LOC122624459 gene encoding sodium/potassium/calcium exchanger 4 isoform X5, with amino-acid sequence MFFDWRSSEFKRSSNDEHAESELLDEDPMTREEEPLKGFRDRVCAKPQPKSHFCQWTWWVIKYPAELMLACTVPSARSIFFLSMCFAVLWISMISYLLAWFLTILGYNLNIPDAIMGLTVLAAGTSVPEVASSYIVSKKGYGSMAICSAIGSNTFDIFVCLGLPWLLNILIYQHKVVIDSTALTFTTAMLVITASILYLCLLASKLVMGKIVGWICVISYVLFLITACTLEMLLSKENTCDIEDPNGFFY; translated from the exons ATGTTCTTCGACTGGAGGTCCTCTGAATTTAAACGCAGCAGTAATG ATGAACACGCGGAGTCGGAGCTGTTGGACGAGGATCCGATGACCCGCGAGGAAGAGCCGCTGAAGGGATTCCGTGACCGCGTGTGCGCGAAACCACAGCCGAAATCCCATTTCTGCCAGTGGACCTGGTGGGTCATCAAATACCCGGCAGAGTTGATGCTTGCCTGCACTGTTCCCAGTGCTAGGTCGATCTTCTTCCTGTCCATGTGTTTTGCCGTCCTTTGGATTAGCATGATATCCTATCTGCTGGCTTGGTTCCTCACCATTCTGGGGTACAACCTCAACATTCCGGACGCGATCATGGGGCTCACTGTACTGGCCGCCGGCACTAGTGTTCCAGAAGTAGCGTCCTCTTACATCGTGTCCAAGAAGG GATACGGGTCAATGGCCATCTGCAGTGCCATTGGCTCGAACACATTCGACATTTTCGTGTGCCTCGGTCTACCCTGGCTGCTGAATATCCTTATTTACCAGCACAAGGTTGTGATCGACTCCACGGCCCTTACATTCACCACGGCCATGCTGGTGATAACTGCCTCAATCCTTTATTTGTGTCTTCTGGCTTCCAAGTTGGTGATGGGCAAGATCGTCGGATGGATTTGCGTAATCTCCTATGTGCTTTTTCTGATTACCGCCTGTACACTCGAGATGCTACTGAGCAAGGAAAACACGTGCGACATTGAGGATCCAAATGGATTTTTTTA TTAA
- the LOC122624459 gene encoding sodium/potassium/calcium exchanger 4 isoform X4, whose amino-acid sequence MTYDVAGATFLAASTSAPELFVNFVGTFVTNGDIGLGTIVGSSVFNILAIAGVCGIFTQPTKLDWWPVTRDTAWYLVAIGSLTSVLWDSLVMWYEAVVLLLLYFAYVIQLFFDRRIQNLFRHEHAESELLDEDPMTREEEPLKGFRDRVCAKPQPKSHFCQWTWWVIKYPAELMLACTVPSARSIFFLSMCFAVLWISMISYLLAWFLTILGYNLNIPDAIMGLTVLAAGTSVPEVASSYIVSKKGYGSMAICSAIGSNTFDIFVCLGLPWLLNILIYQHKVVIDSTALTFTTAMLVITASILYLCLLASKLVMGKIVGWICVISYVLFLITACTLEMLLSKENTCDIEDPNGFFY is encoded by the exons ATGACCTACGATGTGGCGGGAGCCACTTTTCTAGCGGCTTCCACCTCGGCACCGGAACTGTTTGTAAACTTTGTGGGAACCTTCGTCACCAACGGCGACATCGGACTGGGCACTATCGTGGGATCCTCCGTGTTTAATATCCTGGCAATTGCAGGCGTTTGCGGCATTTTCACTCAACCG ACCAAGCTGGATTGGTGGCCGGTAACCAGAGACACAGCCTGGTACCTCGTAGCCATCGGGTCGCTCACAAGTGTGTTGTGGGATTCGTTGGTTATGTGGTACGAGGCTGTTGTCCTTTTACTACTATACTTTGCTTATGTCATTCAATTGTTCTTTGACCGTAGGATCCAAAATTTGTTTCGCC ATGAACACGCGGAGTCGGAGCTGTTGGACGAGGATCCGATGACCCGCGAGGAAGAGCCGCTGAAGGGATTCCGTGACCGCGTGTGCGCGAAACCACAGCCGAAATCCCATTTCTGCCAGTGGACCTGGTGGGTCATCAAATACCCGGCAGAGTTGATGCTTGCCTGCACTGTTCCCAGTGCTAGGTCGATCTTCTTCCTGTCCATGTGTTTTGCCGTCCTTTGGATTAGCATGATATCCTATCTGCTGGCTTGGTTCCTCACCATTCTGGGGTACAACCTCAACATTCCGGACGCGATCATGGGGCTCACTGTACTGGCCGCCGGCACTAGTGTTCCAGAAGTAGCGTCCTCTTACATCGTGTCCAAGAAGG GATACGGGTCAATGGCCATCTGCAGTGCCATTGGCTCGAACACATTCGACATTTTCGTGTGCCTCGGTCTACCCTGGCTGCTGAATATCCTTATTTACCAGCACAAGGTTGTGATCGACTCCACGGCCCTTACATTCACCACGGCCATGCTGGTGATAACTGCCTCAATCCTTTATTTGTGTCTTCTGGCTTCCAAGTTGGTGATGGGCAAGATCGTCGGATGGATTTGCGTAATCTCCTATGTGCTTTTTCTGATTACCGCCTGTACACTCGAGATGCTACTGAGCAAGGAAAACACGTGCGACATTGAGGATCCAAATGGATTTTTTTA TTAA